Sequence from the Thermocoleostomius sinensis A174 genome:
CGGCCAATCGTAACTATGGGTTGTTTTCTCTGGGACGCGATGCCATTCCTAACACATTGACGCAAGACGATGAAGCCATTAAAACGGCTGTTAATCGCATTACTCCACAACTGCGAACATTATTGGCTTTAAAGCTACTGCGGCTGACGGCGAATCGGGGGTCGTCTCGGCTCAATCTTCAAGCCACCTTGGAAATGATCGCCCCGCAAGAGCGCATCATCATGCAGCAAGAAACCGTACGGTTGCAACCTGCTTCGCTGCTGGAGAAAGAAGTGAAGCCGCGTGTGTATACCGCCGATTTGTTTACGACCGATGGATCAGCGACATTGCCGATCGGCAGTCGCATTCGCTATCAGTTGCGCAATTGTGGTAGCCAGCCTGTTTACTTTATTTTGCTGGGGCTTGATCCTAGTGGCAATCCGATCGCCTTTTATTCGACGGCTGAAAGTACCGCGATTCTGCCGGGTGAAACCCTGGTTGTGCCACAGGCCGTGACGGAATGGGTGGTGCAAGGCACGTCTGGACTAGCAGAAACTCATCTGATTCTGAGTCGATCGCCCTTCACGCAAGCCTATCAAGCCCTCAAAGCCCCCTCGCAAGCGGATGTGCGGCAAGTAGTTGTCATTCAAAACCCGCTAGATGTCATGCAAATGGTGCTGCAAGATCTGCACAACGCCAGCGCGGATCTGCTTCCTCATGTCGATATTCCTGCCGATACCTATGCCTTGGATGTTCACGCCTGGACAACGTTTAGCTTTGTATATCAGGTGACGCAGGGATAAAACAAGAAGGCGAAACAAGCAATTCGTGTCAGTAGTGAGATATGACAGCAGGGTAGGACAAGAATTTTCTTCAAACTTTATCGATTCATCGCAATTTGGGCGGTTAAGGTAGAACAAGTGCTGTAAATTGAAAAACTTAGGTTGGGAAGTAGTTCAACCCTTATGTATGACTGCATCATTGTCGGGGCTGGCCCGGCCGGTGGTAGCGCCGCCTATCATTTAGCCAAACGTGGCCGATCGGTTTTAGTCCTCGAAAAGGCATCGTTGCCCCGCTACAAACCCTGTGGCGGCGGCGTCTCCCCTCAAGTGGCGCAATGGTTCGACTTTGATTTCACTCCTGCAATTTCCTTAAAGGTGAATGCGCTCCAGTTTACTTGGAATATGGGGGATACGGTTGATGCCCATCTAGAAACGATCGAACCGATTTGGATGGTACGACGCGATGTATTCGATCATTTTTTGATTCAGCAGGCCCAACAGCAGGGTGCTGAACTGAAAGATGGACTAGAAGTCACGGGCATTACCTTCCAGGGCGATCAGTGGCGAGTAAATACGGCACAGGGGACAATGTCTGGGCGCTATCTAATTGCGGCCGATGGAGCCAAGGGGCCGATGGCCAAGTGGCTTGGTTTTAACAACCGCAAACGCCAGTTAGCCGGAGCACTGGAAGCCGAAGCGCCGATCGAAAATCCGGCCAGCACGGTTAACTTTGAATTTGGCATGGTCAAGAATGGCTATATTTGGAACTTCCCCAAAGCCGACGGCTATTCGATTGGCATTGGTACCTTTCGAGGGGGGGGTGGGGCACAAGATTTCAAAGCTATTTTGAGCCACTATGCTCAAATGTTTGATGTGAACCTCAGCACCTGCCAGCAGCATGGTCATCCCATCTGTTTGTGGAACGGGCAACAACCTTTACATACGCAAAATGCCATCTTGGCCGGAGAAGCCGCTTGTGTGGTTGATCCATTCACTGCCGAAGGCATTCGCCCTTCTATTTTTAGTGGCATCAAAGCGGCAGAAGCGATCGATCAAGCCGTTGGCGGCAACGATAATGCCTTGGCTCAGTACACCGACGTGATGAACCGGGAATGGGGCGAAGAAATGGTTTGGGCCCAGCGGCTTGCTGCCATTTTTTACCGCATTCCCAGCGTAGGCTATAAACTTGGCGTCAAGCGGCCCTCATCCCCTGAGCGCATGGCAAAAATTCTCTGTGGCGAATTGCGTTACAGCGATGTTGCTAACCGTGCCCTCAAACGGCTGAGCGCAGGATTGATTCAGGGATGAAGGCTAAAGGCTAACCCCCAATTCCTAAGCCCTACTACGGAACCTGCTGCAATAACTGTGCCGCGCTGCTAGCCCACTGAGCATTCCCTTGGGTGGCAAACAAATCTCTGGCATACTGCAATACTTGACGCGCCTCGGCATACTGTCCCTGATGAATAAACACCAACCCCGCCCCATAGTAGGCGTTGGGATAATTGCGGTTGGCTTCTGCCGATCGCCGGAACGCATTCAGCGCCTCACTCAGATTCCCCTGCTGATACAAAATTGTACCTAGACTATAGTGGGCCTCGGCATAGTTAGGATTCATAGCTACAGCCTGCTGAAGGGCTTGTATGGCTTTGGGAACATCGCCCTGCTGCAAATAAGTTAAACCCAGATGATAAGCCGCCTCTGGAGCATTCGATAGTTGCAAGGCCTGCTGAAGGGCGGTAATTGCTCCGGTTGTATCGCCTTGCATCCGCTTCACTAGACCCAAATTGTAATACCCCACACCCATCTGTGGATCAAGCTCGATCGATCGCTGAAGATATTGCACCGCTAAGTCCAGATTGTTGCCCTCTAGTAAAGCGGCTCCCAAGTTGGCATAGGCTAGGGCGAAGCTTGGCTCGGTTTGAATCGCTTGATAAAAAGCGGTAGCGGAACCTTGCAGATCGCCTTTTTCGCGCAAGGCCAAGCCCAAATTATAGTGCGCCAAGGTCAAGTTGGGATTCAGCGTAACCGCCTGTCGGAACGCCACGATCGCTGGCTCAATTTGCCCTTGCTGGATATATTGCAAACCCAAATCTAGCTGTCCTTCCGGTGTGGAAGTATCGGACTGAGCATCAATGCTGAGCGTTGGCAAGACTTGTGACTGGGCTAGCGCAGTTCCGGGTAGAACCAGCCAGAGTAAGGTTCCAACCATTGCGCTGCCGACCCATCCCTTTTTTCGATCGTCCCCGTTGCTCATCGTTCATTGACTCCTGACGCCGCTTGACCTTGCATCGACCATCACTATCGAACCCGATGGCTGATCCGGCTGACTTGCTGCCTATCGCCAAGCATTGTAGTCTGGAACGCTGAAAGTTGTTCAGTGCGGTCAGGTTTTGCAATGACTAGTTACAGGAATTGATGGGACAAGATTCAATTACAGTCGCGATCGTTAACGGTTTCATCAGGCATGACAGTTCGACACAACTTCACAGTGCTGAGATCAACCCCGGTTAGATTAGCACCTGTCAAGTTAGCTTTGCGCAGGTTAGTATCAGTGAGATTGGCTCCAGTCAAATCGGCTCCACTGAGATTACTGCGAGCTAAGTTGACTCCGGTTAAGTTCGTTCCAGTCAAGATAGCATCTCTGAGATCAGCTTCAGCCATATAGGCTTCTGTTAAATCAACCTGGCTAAGATTTGTGCGACTGAGAATGGCACTGCCGAAATTTGCTTCTCGCGACACGGCATTTGTGAGCTTAGCACGAGTTAAATCAGCCCGTGAGAGGGTTGCTCTGACTAAATTAGCCCCCTCTAGTCTAGCTTTGCGCAAATTGGCATCTCCCATATACGTTCGCCGCAAATCCGCTGTGCGCAAATCTGCCCGAGTCAAATCCGCCCCGCTAAGATTGGCATCTCGTAATACGGCCCCAAAGAAATTTGTGCGAATCAGGTCAGCCATACTGACATCCGCATCATCGAGATTCGCCTTTTGTAAGTTACTGTCTCCTAAGTAGGCTCGACTCAAGTTCGCGTCACTCAAATTGGCTTCAGTCAGCATCACCCCATTCAAAATCGCCTCGCTGAGAGAAGCCCCACTGAGGTTGGCTTTGTGAAAGTTTGCTTCGCTCAAGATCGCTCTAGACAAGGCTGCATCTTTGAGGTTGACTTCAACCAAATTTGCGCCCCGTAGAGTGACATCTTCTAAGTCTGCATCTTGTAGGTCAGCCCGTTTCAGATCGCTGCCATCAAGATCACAATTGGGACAAGCTTTACCATCCAGCAGCCGATTGACTCGGTTTGCCTTCATCGCTCGGCTAGAAATGACCCAACCGACCAACAGAGCTAGTAAGGAAAAATAGATGGCCAAGATGAGGAAGGCTCTCAGATTTTTCCTATCCATAGTCAGGGCAGCCATGGCAAACCTCACCGAGTGCTATCAGGTTTCAGTGTAGCTCAGGAAGGGTGAGGGGTTGGGGATTAGAGGGTTAGGATTAACCCTTATCTGTCCTTTTTCAGGTTTCCTTGCATCCTTTTCTCTTACCCTCCCCAAACGGTAGCTAGCACTTGCTCAGGTGCAATATCGGATAAGTTACCAGTGGTGGATTGGATGCTCTGGAACTTGTCGCTTTGGGGCAGGAACGGAGTGGAATCGATCGCCCCTAGTAGAGCCAGTGTATACACTTGCAGGGCTGCTGCCAGTTGCATGGCCACGCGATTGCTACTAAGCAGCAAATTTGCCCCCGCAATCATAGCCGCTAGCTTGCCAATGTCATTGGGTCTAGTAACTTTTAGCATCGGGCAAGCTGTTGTCAAGGCAGACACAAAGGCTTTGTCGGATGGGGTCTCTGCCACAACCAAGGGTAAATCTGGCTGGCGCTGCTGAAAATCTTGAACAATTCTGTGCCAGTATTCAATCGGATAAGTATCACCGCTGTTTGCTTCGTTCTCTTGGTTTGAGCCTCCACAAATTAATACATAATTGTTAACATTCAAACGCTTCTGCTCGGCTTCGGCCCAATCTAAATCCACTTTGGGAATGCTGATGCTCAGTTCAGGTGTCGGCGTTTTAATACCGAGACCTTGCAGCAAATCATGGTACATATCGGCCGCATATTGGTCGGGCTGACGAGCAACAGCATTGGTTAGAAACAAGTTCGATCCACTGGCATAGCCAATGCGAACAGGAATTCCAGTCAGCCAAAGCAAAAAGTGAGTGCTCCAGCCTTGTCCGGCAGAGATGGCTACATCGGTGTAGCGATCGCGCATAATGCCGAGCAAGTTTGCCCAATCTGCTGGGCTGTTGCGGTCTCTATAATCGAAGGTGAATATTTCGTCCACTGATTTGCAAACCCGATAAGCCGCTATGGCTCTAGGCTCTACTACTACATCAATCTCGGCATTGGGATAATTGCGCTTTAAATCATCTAGGGTTGGAAAAAAGAAAATCTGATCGCTAACTCCACCAGGGACAAGAGCTACTACTCGCATAAGAAATATTTCGTTACGAGAATATCGCTCCTTATTTTAGGGGAATGACTACCCAATCCCAACACGCTTTCAGGTTATTGTATGATTTGCTAATTTTTCGGAGGTGGGGAGTAGGGAGTGGAAGCGCTTAAATTGATTAGAGATATGAAGGCAAAATCTGACGGTAATTCATCACCACTAAAGTCGCACCCTAAAGTTGATGGCTGGCAGCAGGGAGAACTGCTGGAGATCACGATCGCCGATTTGAACCACACAGGCGATGGGGTGGGGCGCTGGCAAGGACAAGTGATTTTTGTGCCGAATACGGTTCCGGGCGATCGGGTGTTGGTGCGGCTGGTGCGAGTCAAGCCTCAATACGCCCATGGCAAACTTCATCAATTGCTAGAAGCCTCACCTCACCGAATTCGTCCCCATTGCATCGTGGCAGACAAATGTGGCGGCTGTCAGTGGCAGCAGATTGACTATGCTTACCAATTGGCAGCAAAACAAAATCTCGTCATTCAAGATCTACAGCGCATTGGTGGCTTTCCCAATCCACCCGTCGATCCTGTTGTTACCCCACTCCCTCATCCCTCATCCCAAGCCTCGCCCCTCATTCCCCACCTCCACTACCGCAACAAAGCCACCTATCCCCTTGTTCGATCGATCGCCACAGGTCAGGTACAAGCAGGATATTACCAAAAGGGAAGTCATGAGCTAATCAACTTGAATCAGTGTCCCATTCAAGATGAACGTCTGAATCCGTTGTTGGCGGAGGTAAAGCAAGACATCCAAGGACAGGGCTGGTCGATTTACAACGAAACGCAGCATCACGGTAAGCTGCGCCACCTAGGAGTACGAATTGGTCGTCGCACTGGCGAGATGCTGCTAACGTTGGTGAGCACCCAGGCAAAATTACCGGGGATAGAGGAACAAGCGAACGTCTGGCTGGAACGCTATCCCGCCTTAGTTGGGGTGTGTATCAACATCAACCCCGATCGCACCAATGCAATTTTTGGCAAGGAAACCCACTGTATTACCGGACGATCGTATTTGTATGAAGAATTCGCCGGGCTGCAATTGCGAATTCAACCCACAACCTTCTTTCAGGTAAATACTGAGCAGGCAGAGACACTACTGCACATGATCGCCGCCGAGTTGCAAGGGCAAGGACTACTGCAAGGGCAGGAACTCCTAATCGATGCATATTGTGGCATTGGCACCCTGACTCTACCGCTGGCTAAGCAAGTGCAACACGCGATCGGTATTGAAGTGCAACCCGAATCGATTGAGCAAGCACAACAGAACGCCGCCCTCAACAATATTACCAACGTAGATTTTCGGGTTGGAGCCGTCGAGCAGGTGCTACCCACCTTGTTACCCACCTTATTACCCACTCAACCGACTCTAACTCAACCAACAATTGTTCTACTTGATCCACCTCGTAAAGGCTGTGATCAAGCGGTGATTGACGTCCTGCTGGCAACACAACCCGATCGCATTGTGTATGTCAGTTGTAATCCCTCTACCCTAGCTCGCGATCTCAAATCCCTCTGCTCAATCTATAAACTCAACCGAGTACAGCCAGTCGATTTCTTTCCTCAAACTCCCCACGTGGAGTGTGTCGCGTTTTTAGTTAAACCCTGATTGCCAATATCGCAACAAACGATTTACTGCAACCACTACCAACAGCCACCAATGTCGGCCAAGGCTGCATCCCGATTCAGCCAACCCTCCGAATAGGGCGAGCCATTGTCGTGCCAATAGGCACGTTCATCAATGACGCGACAAGCCAATTCATCATCCGAATATCCCCAATATAAATTGGCGAATTCATACCACCCGTCCACCCCATGCAAAAAGGCAGTATCAAAACAAACCATCTGCGAGAAAGTCGTTGAAAATTGTTCGCAGTTTGCGGTTTGCCAAAAGTCATAGTAAGCCCAAGTATAGGCTTCATATTCGGTGGCTGGAAGCTCATCAAAATAAACCGAGGCATAGCCGTTGAGCGTGTACCCCCCATATTCATAGGGAAAGTAAGCCTCCCCACATTCCCACTCGCACACAAAATCCCAGGCGGCTTCATAATAGGCATGTGCGCTGTCGGCAGTACAGGCGACAAACAACACAACACCCGGCACAACAGCGGCGGCAATCAGTCGCTTCATAATTTTTCACCCTTAAAAAACAAACAGAAACACACCGAATTTGTTTCTATCTAAGGCGCTATCTACTGATTATTCTACCATTACCTAAAAAATAGTTAAAGAAAATACTCTGGTAAATAGAAAATTTTTAGGTTATGCTAATCTGTTTTTGAAAAAACCAAATCCTTTACGTCTCCCTTATTCCACTCATCTCCCCGATCCCCCGATTTTCCTAAACCCAACAACCTCTAACCCCGCATCCCCAATTCCCAACTCTCAACACCTAATCAATCCGAGGATTAAAGGGCAACCGCATGTATACGCCAAGGGGATCGTTCATCGATCGTAAATCTTCAAGATCATCCTGAAGTTTCTGAAATTCCAGCGTCAGTGGATCGAGGGTAGTTGAAGAGGCAAGGTAGGGTTTCAGGTAATTCTGAAACAAGCCTTCAAACCAAAACACCGAACCTGCTGGATATTCAACGAGTTGCCAATCGTCTTCCAGATTGGCTTCGGTGGCAGCGGCTTGAATGGCATCGTCTAATCCGCCTAATTCATCAACCAGTCCAATTTTTTGTGCTTCTGCCCCAGACCACACGCGCCCTTGGGCAATTTCGTTTACCTTTTCCCTGGGCAAGTTACGCGATTCTGCCACGATCGTCAGAAATTTATCGTATACCTGATCGACGACACGCTGAACAATGGCGAGTTCTTCAGGAGTCTTGGGACGAGAGACGGTTTCAATGTCAGCAAATTGCCCAGTTTTGACGTTGTCCCAAGTAATGCCATTGCGGTTGGCAATATCTTGAAAATTGGGCAGTAACCCAAATACCCCGATCGACCCTGTGATGGTGTTAGGTGAGGCAAAAATTCGGTTGGCGTGCGTTGCAATTTGATAGCCACCGGAGGCGGCATAGTTGCCCATTGACACAATTACGGGTTTCTCTTTGGTAGTTAGCAGCACTTCACGAGTGATTTGCTCTGAAGCAATGGCACTGCCCCCCGGACTGTTGACGCGCAACACAACCGCTTTGACTGTTTCATCTTGCCGCACATCGCGCAGAGTTTCTGCTAGAGAATCGCCACCGATAGAGCGAGAAGCACCACTGCCGTCTACAATATTTCCTTCAGCGTACACTACCGCAATTTGGTTGTTTGAGGAACCTTGCTCGCGATCGACGGCACTCGCGTATTCTGACAAATTAATCTGCCGGAACGAGTCTGCTGTTTCGTCTTCACCCGTTAGTTTGTGCAGTTCCGTCACCACTTCATCTCGGTAGGCAATCTCATCCACCAGTCCCGCCGATTGTGCTTGGTCGGACAATAAAATAGCCTGCTGATTGGCGATCGTCTGTAGCTGTTGAGTGGGGATGTCTCGACTCTTGGAAGTCGTGATTAGAAACTCGTTCCACAGATCGTTGAGTAGTTTTTGTGTTTGCTCTCTCTCTTCGGGGCTGCTGTCATTGCGAGTGAAAGGTTCGATCGCAGATTTATATTTACCCACCCGCAGCGCTTGCACGCCGATGCCATATTTTTGCAAGGCCTCAGCAAAGAAGATATTTTCCAAGTTCAGTCCGTTTAGCTCCAACACGCTGCTGGGATGCTGAAAGATGGTATCTGCCACCGAGGCAAGATAATAATCTCGTTCGCGCCAAGCTTCGTCGCTGTAAGCATAGATAGGTTTACCGCGATCCCGAAAGGTTTGAAGCGCCTGTCGCACTTCCCGTAGGGTTGCCAAGCCAGACCCACCGGACGTTGCCGTATTGCCATACACATACAACCCTGCAATTCGATCGTCTTCTGCGGCTTGTTCAATCGACTGCAATACCGATCGCAGTGCAATTGGGCGATTCAATGAGCCACCCGATACTACAGCCGTGATCACACCACTGGGATCACTGGATGGATTCGTATCCGTGATTTCTTGCGACAAGTCAAGGGTGAGGATAGAGTTTTTCTCTACCCGTGGGCCCATCTCTTGTGTGGAGGTGGCGATCGCCACCAGCAACATCAATAGCCCCCCGACGCCAACGGCAGTAAACAACCCTAATCCGATGATGGTAGCGAAGATGGATTTGAGGAAATCACGCATGGCGGAGTTGAGGAGTGAGATTGAGGGGTGGGGTTAGGAAATAGGGATCAAGCTTGCGCATTGCTTCCTAATTCTTCTCATTCCTCACTATAATCCCTCTGCTTAGCAATCGGCGGGAGGCGACACTGTCACACCTTTACCCTTCACCCGATACAAGCAAGGCTTAGCGCCTCAACCCCTAATCGCCTAACACCGAGTTACCAACTCCTAACCCCCAACCCCCAACACACCCGGCTGACGCAAATCAGACAGGGTAGCGCTACCCGTGCAAAATAAAACTGTGCTGATTTCAGCAATCAGGGCTTCCACCAGTTGCTCCAGAGCCAGTTCCGACTCAGCGGCGGCTTGCAGAAATGGTAGGGCTAATCCAGCCAGGTTTGCCCCCAACGCAAGGGCTTTGGCTGCCTCCAATCCGTTCCGTAGTCCACCGGAGGCGATTAAAGGAATCGTGGGCGCGATCGATCGAATGGAGGTAATGCAGTCGGCGGTGGAAATTCCCCAATTAGCGAAGGTTTGTCCCAATCGCCGCTGAAGCGGATCGTGGGCGCGTTCGCTTTCGACCTTAGCCCAAGACGTGCCTCCGGCTCCGGCTACATCGATCGCCGCTACTCCAGCCTCGATCAATCGCTGAGCCATTCTGGCGGAAATACCGTTGCCGACTTCTTTGGCAATCACGGGTACGGGTAGCGCTTGGCATAATTGCTCAATCTTAGCAAGCAAGCCTTTAAAGTTGGTGTCGCCGTGGGTTTGTACACATTCTTGCAGCGGATTTAAATGCAGCACCAGGGCATCGGCTGCTAGCCACTCCACAATTTGTAAACATTCCTTGACGCCATAGCGATAGTTCAGTTGCACTGCACCCAGGTTGGCAAACAGAAGAATATCTGGGGCGATCGCTCGTACCGCAAACGTAGACACAACTTCTGGGTTTTCGATCGCCACTCGTTGGGACCCTACTCCCATCGCCAGACCATACCGTTGAGCCACGGCCGCTAGCCGATAGTTGATTAACCGTGCCAGTTCCGTACCGCCTGTCATGGAGGAAATCAATAAGGGAGCACCCAAGGTTTTACCTAAAAACTGGGTGGTGATATTGATGTCGTGACGATCGAGTTCTGGCAAACAGCAGTGGGTAAACCGATAGCGCTCTAATCCAGTCGATCGGCAGCTTTGCACATCTTCTTCTAAACAAACGCGCAGGTGATCGGCTTTACGGTTTTGTGTGGCTAATGCTTGTTCTGGCGCAACTGCCTGATTGATTGGTTGGCAGAGTCCGTTTGGATCAGAACATGAAGAGTGTAAATTCACAGGCGTTTCTATGGACAACCGTTGAATGGATTGAAATACAAGGCGCTGAGAGCGCAGATTGTTTTGCCCTACTAGTTTCCCATGCGATGAGGCGTTGCTCATTGTCAAATAACAATGCGATACAATTCTACGACCTGCAACGGTGGGCGTGGCTGAATTCAAGTCGGAGTTGCCCCGATCCCCACCCCTGCTTCCGGAGGGAGCAGAGAGCCGGATCGCTGCCTCGCTGGTTAGGAGAGGGCGAGGGTAAGGAGGCGGCAGGCAGATGCAGATCTCGATTCCGCAATACCCAACGGTGCATCAGCAAAGCAAACTACAGCACAACCGAAATCCCTCCTTTGGACGCTTGAGGGACTACTGGAAAGGTAGGGTAGTATGAAGGTAATTTGAGGAATCTACTGATATTGAGATTTCTACTACCCTGCATCCTAGTTGCCAGCTAAACGGAGTTGATCATGGGGTTATTTGATCGAGTCAGTCGCGTGATTCGCGCCAATTTGAACAATTTGATCAGCCAAGCTGAAGATCCAGAAAAGATCCTTGAACAAACCGTGCTGGAGATGCAGGATGATTTGATTAAACTTCGGCAAGCGGTGGCCCAGGCAATTGCCACCCAGAAACGTACCGAACGGCAAGCGTCCCAAGCTGAAAGTACTGCTGATGAATGGTATCGTCGAGCGCAGTTGGCCCTACAAAAAGGCGATGAAGCGTTGGCGCGGGAAGCGTTGGCGCGGCGTCAGTCTTATTTGGAATCTGCCAATGCCCTCAAGTCGCAAACACAGCAACAACGCGGTGTTGTGACTAAGTTAAAAGAAAATATGCTAAAGCTGGAGAGTAAACTGGCGGAAGCAAAAACTAAGAAAGACATGTATATTGCCCGCGCTCGATCGGCCAAGGCGTCTCAGCAGTTGAATGAGATGCTGAACCGGGTTGGCACGAATCGCGCTTTGGAAGCGTTCGATCGCATGGAAGAGAAGGTCATGCAGTTAGAGGCGCAGGCAGAAGCCTCAGCAGAATTAGCTAGTGGTGATGAGGTGGAAAAGCAATTTGCAGCCCTAGAAAGCGGCAATAATGTGGATGTCGAGTTGGCCGCGTTAAAGGCTCAATTAACAGGCAGGAGTCCAGCCCTACCCGCTAACTCAAAGAATTCCTCAGCAAAAGCTTCGATCGATGAGGAGCTAGAGCAGCTTCGATCGAAGTTAGAAGATGGTTAACAATAAAAGCGTGGTTATAGAGAATTAGAGGGTTATTAGAGCGTTTAGCTATACCACTCGGCGTTCTTGAAATTGCACCAGTTCGCTGGGCTTGACGGCGCCAAATTCGGTAATAATTCCCGTAATTAGATCGGCAGGTGTCACGTCAAACGAAGGATTGTAAAACTCTACGCCGAATGGACAGATGCGGGTTTCTCCGATTTTGTAGATTTCCACCGGATCGCGCTCTTCGATCGGAATTTGAGTACCATCGGCGATGGTGAAATCTACCGTTGACAGCGGAGC
This genomic interval carries:
- a CDS encoding geranylgeranyl reductase family protein, whose amino-acid sequence is MYDCIIVGAGPAGGSAAYHLAKRGRSVLVLEKASLPRYKPCGGGVSPQVAQWFDFDFTPAISLKVNALQFTWNMGDTVDAHLETIEPIWMVRRDVFDHFLIQQAQQQGAELKDGLEVTGITFQGDQWRVNTAQGTMSGRYLIAADGAKGPMAKWLGFNNRKRQLAGALEAEAPIENPASTVNFEFGMVKNGYIWNFPKADGYSIGIGTFRGGGGAQDFKAILSHYAQMFDVNLSTCQQHGHPICLWNGQQPLHTQNAILAGEAACVVDPFTAEGIRPSIFSGIKAAEAIDQAVGGNDNALAQYTDVMNREWGEEMVWAQRLAAIFYRIPSVGYKLGVKRPSSPERMAKILCGELRYSDVANRALKRLSAGLIQG
- a CDS encoding tetratricopeptide repeat protein; protein product: MSNGDDRKKGWVGSAMVGTLLWLVLPGTALAQSQVLPTLSIDAQSDTSTPEGQLDLGLQYIQQGQIEPAIVAFRQAVTLNPNLTLAHYNLGLALREKGDLQGSATAFYQAIQTEPSFALAYANLGAALLEGNNLDLAVQYLQRSIELDPQMGVGYYNLGLVKRMQGDTTGAITALQQALQLSNAPEAAYHLGLTYLQQGDVPKAIQALQQAVAMNPNYAEAHYSLGTILYQQGNLSEALNAFRRSAEANRNYPNAYYGAGLVFIHQGQYAEARQVLQYARDLFATQGNAQWASSAAQLLQQVP
- a CDS encoding pentapeptide repeat-containing protein, with product MAALTMDRKNLRAFLILAIYFSLLALLVGWVISSRAMKANRVNRLLDGKACPNCDLDGSDLKRADLQDADLEDVTLRGANLVEVNLKDAALSRAILSEANFHKANLSGASLSEAILNGVMLTEANLSDANLSRAYLGDSNLQKANLDDADVSMADLIRTNFFGAVLRDANLSGADLTRADLRTADLRRTYMGDANLRKARLEGANLVRATLSRADLTRAKLTNAVSREANFGSAILSRTNLSQVDLTEAYMAEADLRDAILTGTNLTGVNLARSNLSGADLTGANLTDTNLRKANLTGANLTGVDLSTVKLCRTVMPDETVNDRDCN
- a CDS encoding glycosyltransferase family 9 protein; this translates as MRVVALVPGGVSDQIFFFPTLDDLKRNYPNAEIDVVVEPRAIAAYRVCKSVDEIFTFDYRDRNSPADWANLLGIMRDRYTDVAISAGQGWSTHFLLWLTGIPVRIGYASGSNLFLTNAVARQPDQYAADMYHDLLQGLGIKTPTPELSISIPKVDLDWAEAEQKRLNVNNYVLICGGSNQENEANSGDTYPIEYWHRIVQDFQQRQPDLPLVVAETPSDKAFVSALTTACPMLKVTRPNDIGKLAAMIAGANLLLSSNRVAMQLAAALQVYTLALLGAIDSTPFLPQSDKFQSIQSTTGNLSDIAPEQVLATVWGG
- the rlmD gene encoding 23S rRNA (uracil(1939)-C(5))-methyltransferase RlmD, yielding MKAKSDGNSSPLKSHPKVDGWQQGELLEITIADLNHTGDGVGRWQGQVIFVPNTVPGDRVLVRLVRVKPQYAHGKLHQLLEASPHRIRPHCIVADKCGGCQWQQIDYAYQLAAKQNLVIQDLQRIGGFPNPPVDPVVTPLPHPSSQASPLIPHLHYRNKATYPLVRSIATGQVQAGYYQKGSHELINLNQCPIQDERLNPLLAEVKQDIQGQGWSIYNETQHHGKLRHLGVRIGRRTGEMLLTLVSTQAKLPGIEEQANVWLERYPALVGVCININPDRTNAIFGKETHCITGRSYLYEEFAGLQLRIQPTTFFQVNTEQAETLLHMIAAELQGQGLLQGQELLIDAYCGIGTLTLPLAKQVQHAIGIEVQPESIEQAQQNAALNNITNVDFRVGAVEQVLPTLLPTLLPTQPTLTQPTIVLLDPPRKGCDQAVIDVLLATQPDRIVYVSCNPSTLARDLKSLCSIYKLNRVQPVDFFPQTPHVECVAFLVKP
- the sppA gene encoding signal peptide peptidase SppA; the protein is MRDFLKSIFATIIGLGLFTAVGVGGLLMLLVAIATSTQEMGPRVEKNSILTLDLSQEITDTNPSSDPSGVITAVVSGGSLNRPIALRSVLQSIEQAAEDDRIAGLYVYGNTATSGGSGLATLREVRQALQTFRDRGKPIYAYSDEAWRERDYYLASVADTIFQHPSSVLELNGLNLENIFFAEALQKYGIGVQALRVGKYKSAIEPFTRNDSSPEEREQTQKLLNDLWNEFLITTSKSRDIPTQQLQTIANQQAILLSDQAQSAGLVDEIAYRDEVVTELHKLTGEDETADSFRQINLSEYASAVDREQGSSNNQIAVVYAEGNIVDGSGASRSIGGDSLAETLRDVRQDETVKAVVLRVNSPGGSAIASEQITREVLLTTKEKPVIVSMGNYAASGGYQIATHANRIFASPNTITGSIGVFGLLPNFQDIANRNGITWDNVKTGQFADIETVSRPKTPEELAIVQRVVDQVYDKFLTIVAESRNLPREKVNEIAQGRVWSGAEAQKIGLVDELGGLDDAIQAAATEANLEDDWQLVEYPAGSVFWFEGLFQNYLKPYLASSTTLDPLTLEFQKLQDDLEDLRSMNDPLGVYMRLPFNPRID
- the fni gene encoding type 2 isopentenyl-diphosphate Delta-isomerase, giving the protein MSNASSHGKLVGQNNLRSQRLVFQSIQRLSIETPVNLHSSCSDPNGLCQPINQAVAPEQALATQNRKADHLRVCLEEDVQSCRSTGLERYRFTHCCLPELDRHDINITTQFLGKTLGAPLLISSMTGGTELARLINYRLAAVAQRYGLAMGVGSQRVAIENPEVVSTFAVRAIAPDILLFANLGAVQLNYRYGVKECLQIVEWLAADALVLHLNPLQECVQTHGDTNFKGLLAKIEQLCQALPVPVIAKEVGNGISARMAQRLIEAGVAAIDVAGAGGTSWAKVESERAHDPLQRRLGQTFANWGISTADCITSIRSIAPTIPLIASGGLRNGLEAAKALALGANLAGLALPFLQAAAESELALEQLVEALIAEISTVLFCTGSATLSDLRQPGVLGVGG
- a CDS encoding PspA/IM30 family protein, with amino-acid sequence MGLFDRVSRVIRANLNNLISQAEDPEKILEQTVLEMQDDLIKLRQAVAQAIATQKRTERQASQAESTADEWYRRAQLALQKGDEALAREALARRQSYLESANALKSQTQQQRGVVTKLKENMLKLESKLAEAKTKKDMYIARARSAKASQQLNEMLNRVGTNRALEAFDRMEEKVMQLEAQAEASAELASGDEVEKQFAALESGNNVDVELAALKAQLTGRSPALPANSKNSSAKASIDEELEQLRSKLEDG